GATGGCAAGGCATACATCAACACAGAATCGGGTCGGTTGGAAAAAACAGTTTGGGACAATTATAAGCCTACGCGAAATGCCATAGTTAAAGTCAATAAGCTACATGAGGAAGTGATGTTTACTTATCAGGACGGGGATTACTTGGTGATAAAGGAGACCCAATTCATGGGAGGAAGTGTAAAAACTAGGGTCGGCGAAAAGAGCGGTGAGGCCAATCAAATTATTTCTTACTCCAATTATCAAAAGGTTCCATGATTACCAGATATCATTTTCGAACCCTATGCTAAAACTAGAAACATGATCAATTTCTATTTGGCAGGCATTTCAACCATAAAAACAATAGATTTGTAGCCTTAAATTGGGTTTATCAATCTAATTATTACTGAATGTTCATTATAGACTTGTATATCTAAATTCCTCCTACTACTTGACCCTACACATATGCCCAGAATTTACTTATCAATTTATACCACTATGAATTTAAGAGTATTCCTACTTTTACTATTTTTTTTAATAAATACAGCGATCGTTTCTGCCCAAACCGTCATGGAAGTGGAGCCGAATAACACTACTACCAATGCGACTCTCATAGATCAAGGTTTTGCGACCTATCAAGGAACCGTAGCTGTTGACGGCTCAGATACCGACGTGTGGGACATCATTGTGCAAGATGCACAAGGGAAGATTGAACTTACCATCACAGATTTGGCAGATGTATCATCCGTCACTGGCGGAACTGCTGATGGTATAACTTTTGGGGCTTGGATCGTCGTTCAGAGTGGTGGAATTACAGGAAGTGACCATTTACTCCCTGGCACACATACCTACACCTGGGATCCCAGTAGGGGAGTAGTCAGGTTTAGAATTGTAATAACTGCAAACAATAGCTTACCAACATTGGCTTCATTTTTTCCGGGTATTCCAGACCCAATACCATACTCCATCACCTTTGGAAGTGAAACAACCATCACGCTTGACGCAGCCCCTCCTACTGGTCCTTCCATCTCTCCCGGTGGCGTATCAGGCAGTAATCTTTGGCTGGCCGCAGACAAAGGAGTTACCAACAACGGTGGAGCACTTACAGCCTGGGATGATCAGACAGGTACCAATACCTTCACCTCTACGGGAAATATTGAAAATGTACCGCAGGCAGTCAATTTTAACCCCACCAACTCCATAACCAATGGAAGCAATAAGAGCGGCCTACCGGCTAACCGATTGGATGGCAATACTGAGATTACTATCTCCGAGGCTTATGCTGTATATAAGTTTCAAGACCAAGGCAATGAAGGCGTGATCCTTGGCGGGCAATTCCCGGTGGGGTCTGGTGGTGGAGTGGCTGTATTTGCCGGTTTTGCCAGGGTTAGAGGGTTGACATCAGATGGTACCAATGCTTTGATGTACGGCAGTCACGACCAGACATCCACATTTTCCATCACCAATCTGGACTTCTCGACAACAGACCCTCGGGCTACTAGCCGGATCAATGGCAACAATGTAGTGGTACAACCTATTTCAGGTGGTGATTTCTCTGATATACAATTTACCCCAATGATAGGAGGCTCCAATAAAGGAAGCAGTAGCAACTTATCGCACATGAACGGCCAATTGGCAGAGTTGATTACTTATCCCACGAGCCTGTCTGGTGAAGATAGAAAAAAAGTAGAATCCTATCTGGCCATAAAATATGGGATCACCCTAGACCCATCGGTCAGCCAATACCTGGCTTCTGACGGTACAGCCGTCTGGAATTATACTAGCTATTGGCATGATGTGTTTGGCATTGGGAGTGACTCAGATAGTGGACTCGAACAAGCTTCGTCCAACTCGATCAATACAGGCAGTGGCGATGGTACTGGGCAATCTGGTAAGGGAAACATTGTGATCAGTAATGCCTCTTCGCTGGAAAATGGCGACTTCCTGATGACTGGTCATGATGGTAGTAATCTGACCTTTGGTAGCTCCAGTCAGCTAGCGCGAAAATGGAAAGCGAAACGAACCGCTGATGTAGGCACAGTAGATCTGAGCTTCGATCTTCACGGCTTGACCTATACCGGGAGTGTTTCCAGCGATTTCAAAATGCTGATTGATGCTGATGGTGACGGGAATTTCAATACAGGCACAACTACCAAAGTAGTGCCTGCAAGCTTGAGAGACAGCGTACTTCAGTTTACCGGGGTGAATCTGCCTGATGGCGCGGTGTTCACCTTTTCAGACAAATCAGTGCCTGCTTTTGTTGCCTCCACGGATGAAACGCCGAATCGCATCATTGTGAATCCAAGCTTTGAGACTGGAAGTATAGTGCCTCATGCAGCAGTCGAATATCCACAATCGCAGGCAGGGGACAGCCCCCAATTGGACGGTTGGTACACCACACATCCTGATTTTTTATTTAGAGGTACGAGTTTAAAGAAAAGTCCTATCGAACATTGGAGATCTGGTAATCAAGGGGTGCCAGCCAGTGATGGTGATTATTTTGTGGAGCTAAACGTCAGCGAATCTTCCAGACTATATCAAATTGTTTATTTGGTCAATGGCGAAACCATAAACTGGAGCTATGCACATCGCGCCAGAGTAAATACAAATGAGACGGTTGTTTATGCGGTCTATTCAACAGATGGAAACACAAAAGTCAAAGAAATAAACAGACACCAAGCGACTAGTACGTCAGCTTGGGATGATGTCACAGGATCGTTTGTTTGGAATCTGCCGACAGGCATCTATCAAATTGGGTTTGAATCTACAACGTCAGGCGGGACTGGCAATTTTCTTGACAATGTCACCATAGGACTCAAAGCTTTTGTAGAATTCAGTAGAGATACCATCCGCCTTTCTGAAGGTGGGGCTATCGCCCCATATTTCTTGGTCAATGGTCAGGTGCAAAGTACATCCTCTTTTCAGGTAACTGTTAGTTCTGGGGATGCTGTGGAAGGTACCGATTATCAATTTGCCAATAAGACCAAATCTATTCCTGTAGGAAATTATGGGTTGGCTGATTCAATTTCACTCGATTTCGATATCATCGACAATTCGATACCTCAAAACAACCGCACCATCGTCTTAAATATTTCCAATACCTCTGGTGATGTAGATCAAAGAGACGCCAATTCAGATGGGATCTATCAGCAGACTCTGGTAGTGATCATCGAAGATGACGATGCGTGCAAAGATCCTGGCACAGACGGTACACTTTCTTTCTGTGCTACCGGTGCTACCGATATTGATTTATTTGCTGGATTACAGGGTACCGTAGATACGGGAGGCACTTGGTCAGATGATAGCACTTCTATGGTAAATTTAACAGATGCATCTAATGTGGATTTTTCTAGTTTGGCAGAGGGGACTTATGGTTTCACTTACTCCTTCCCCCAATCAGGGATTTGTGCTGCACACCAGGCCAGCGTCGCAGTGACGATCGAGCGAGCCTTCCCTGCAGGCGAAGACAATAGCATCGATATTTGTAATACTGAAACTTCTGTTGACTTGTTTTCTCATTTGGGAGGTTCGCCTCTCACAGGAGGAAATTGGGTGCAGGAGACAGGCACTACTATTGATATCTCTGACCCTGCGGATGTGGACTTCTCTGGGGTAGCGGCTGGCAGCTACACCTTTGACTATGTCCTGGCCAAACAGCCCACCTGTGATGGAAAAATAGCGTCTGCTCACGGTCGTGTTACAGTGAACGTCGGCAAAGATCCGGACCCGGGAGATTTCGGAACTGTAACCGCCTGTACAGATAAAATCATTGACTTAGTTGCTTCTCTAGGGGGTACACCTGACGCTGGTGGCTACTGGACAGACGCAGACGCCACCGGGGTAGACATCAGCGATCCAACCAATGTAGATTTTACATCTATTGCGGCAGGCAGCTACGAATTCGGTTATTTTGTCAACGGGACAAACGGATGCCCCACCAATGCTACCAACGTGAAAGTCAAAGTCGATACAGACTTAAATCCAGGAACGGCGGCAACAGACTATGTATGCAATTTTCATGGATATACCATCAATTTGATTGGAAATCTAGGAGGCTCAACTGATCAGGGAGGCACATGGGCGGACACGGATGGTACGGGTGTTTCGCTGGCTAAGCCCAATGAGGTTTCCTTCGAAGGGGTCGCTGCTGGTGACTATGTTTTTACTTATACCTTATCTGGAGATGCAGACTGTTCGGATCAATCTCAAACCGTAACTGTGACAGTCTATGAGACACCAGATGCGGGCGCAGACAAAGCAGTAAGTATATGTGAAGGGGGTAGCTCGACCATTCTTAATCTCTTTACTTCACTGGGAGGTTCGCCCGATGGAGGAGGTACCTGGACAGATGTTGACAATGCGGGAGTCACGCTAGGTGATGGTACAGCGGTAGAGTTTGATGGGATTGCTTCAGGACAATATGATTTTCAATATGAGGTGAGCAACTTTTGCCATACTGAGAGTGCCATCGTTACAGTCAATATCGACATAGTAGCCCACCCCGGTAGCAACTCAAGGAGAAGTATTTGTGAAGGAGGTACTGCTGACATAACCAAATTTTTGTTGGGTAATCCTGATGCCGGTGGTACCTGGACAGAAACTTCACCGGTAAGCTCTGGGGCTGACATCTCGGATATCACCAGTGTATCTTTTGCGGGAGTCGCACCGGGTGACTATGAATTCACTTATACCTTAGCGGGTGATGGATCTTGCCAGGATCAGTCTGCAATAGTATATCTGAACATCATGACCCAGCCTGATGCAGGTACAGATGGAAACATCACAGTATGTAATGGAAACACTACACCCATCAACCTGTATGATCAACTGGGAGGGACACCCGATGCGGGTGGGGAATGGCATGACATATCTCGTGCGGCCGATTTTGTGAGCGGCGATTTGGCTAGCTTCTCTAATACCGCAGCAGGCACTTACAGATTTATCTACATCGTCAATGGCAGTGATCAGGTCTGTGGACCATATGGCAGTTCGGTGTACGTAACCGTAGAAGATGCTCCCAATGCTGGCACTGACAGCCACATAGCCGTATGCGATGGTGGCACGGGTACAGTCAAAGATTTGTTTGGCTCCTTGGGTGGCAGCCCGGATAATGGAGGTACTTGGACAGATTTGGATGGGTCAGGAGCGGATATATCGGACCCTACAGCCGTAGAATTCAATGCCATAGCAGCTGGCAACTACAATTTCAGATATGTATTGACAGCCGCAGGGTCTTGTGCTAATGACACTTCGGTAGTGAGTGTTACAGTCGACCAAGACCCAAATACAGGCACGAATACCAGCAAAACGATCTGCAATGGGATGGGTAATGCCCAGTCGATAAATTTATTAGACCAAATGGAAGGCTCACCGGCCACTGGGGGTACTTGGGCCTTTACTAGCACCGAAACCTTCGATATCAGCGATCCTACGCAAGCCAATATCTCAGGAGCGAGCGGCACCTACGAGCTGACCTACACGATCAGCGGCACGGGCACTTGTTCAGATGCTTCTTCCACTTTGACATTGGAGATCGAAGGGGACCCGTATGCCGGCGACCGTAGTCAGGTCAATAGCGTCTGCACCTCAGGTAGTACAATAGTAGACCTCACTGCGTTGCTGGGTAGTTCGGTAGATACGGGTGGCACCTGGTCAGATGTTGACGCTTCAGGTATAGACTTAACTGACCCAACGGCGGTAGACTTTGCCGGATTAACCGCCGGAGACTATGACTTTAGCTATACGGTGACCAACACCTGTGGTACGGATGTAGCAACCAATACGATAACAGTAGTAGCCGCCAGCGATGCAGGAACGAACGGTACACTCGCTGTTTGTAATGACGACACAGCAGTCAATCTATTAGCAGCATTAGGCGGAACACCAGAAACTGGCGGATATTGGTCTGACAACAGCAGCAGTGGTATTACTTTGGGAGACGGGACAAGTGTAGACTTCAGCAACTTGACGGCTGGACAATACACCTTCAGTTACCAAGTCCAAGACAGTCCTTGTGCTCCAGATGTAGCTACAGTGACTGTGACGGTCAACAGCCTTCCCTATGCAGGAGTGGACAACACAGTACTGCTCTGCAATGCAGGGAACCTCACGGTAGACTTCACCACCGCCATACAAACAACAACCTCCTTAACTGCCGAATGGACAGACACCAACAATACAGGAGTAGATTTGAGCGATCCTACATCCGTGGATTTCACTGGAGTAGCCAACGGCACCTATGCCTTTGTTCATACGGTAACAGGTCAAGGCAATTGTACCAACTCCTCTGCTACTCTGACCGTTCATATCAATGAAAACGGTAATCCTGGCATGAGCGCTAGTATCAATTCATGTAGCGGATCGACCATCGACTTGCCGAGTGCTATAGGTGTACATGACCAAGGAGGCACATGGTCTGATGACGACAACACAGGTGTAGATCTGTTTGATCCTCAAAACGTAGTACTCACCAATCTCTCAAGTGGTAGCTATGACTTCACCTACACCTTGAGCGCCACCAGCGGCTGTAGCAACGGTGCTTCGACTACAGTCACGGTAGTTGTCGATAGAATTTCTGATTCGGGACAACCCAATAGTATTTCGGTTTGTGATGCTTCCAATGTCAATCTTTTCACTTCCTTAGATGGCACCCCTGATACTGGAGGCTCTTGGGTGGAGTCCACTAATTCTAATGTAGACTTTACCGACCCTACCCATGTCGACTTTTCGGGAGTATCAAGTGGACGATACGAATTTTTCTACATACAAGATGCTCCAAACTGTACAGCTGTAGCTACTCAACTCGTTGTAAACATAGGGCAAACCATCAATGCTGGTACAGATGCACAACTCGACATCTGTGGAGATAACTCTACCTACAATTTGGTCACACTTTTGGATAATCCTGACCCAGGAGGAAGTTGGGTGGATACGGACAACTCAGGCATAGATCTAAGCAACCCTGAATCCGTCACATTCACTGGCGTATCGGGAGGCAGTTATCGAATCACCCATACCCATGCAGGCGAAAACGGTTGCGCAACTTCTCAGGCAGTATTGACAGTCAAGATAGCCGAACCCGCCAATGCAGGAACCAACAATGTCCTAGCACTCTGCGGCACTGAGACGACTACCGTAAACTTCTTTGCCCAGCTAGGCGGATCACCTACAGCGGGAGGTGTTTGGTCAGACATGAATACCAGCGGAGTATCCCTAACCGACCCTACACAGGTCGACATATCTGCTTTGACAGCTGGTAACTATCAGTACAATTACACAGTCAATAACGCCAATACCTGTACACCAGCAGTGGCGACACTAACCTTGGAGATCAGTACACAAAGCAACACAGGTATACCTGACATACCTAGCATAGAAGCTTGCAATGGTGCCAATGCCATCGTCGACCTGACAGCTAACCTATCTACTGGCTTTGACATGGGAGGTGTATGGACTGTCAATGGGCAAACAATAAGTGACCCCACGCAGTTCGATGCCTCAGGTTTTGCGGTAGGCTATTATGAGGTGAATTATGATTTCCCTGCCAATGGTACGTGCTCGACAGCTAGCGCCAGATACAACATCAATATACTCGAAGGAGTAAGTGCCGGAGACCCCGGATCCTCTGCACTATGCAACGATAGTGGTCCAATCAGTTTGTTTGACATCATCGCTGGGAGCTACAATACGGGAGGAACCTGGACTGAATTGACCTCTTCTGGAGCAGACATCAGTGACCCTACGGCTGTTTCTTTCCAAGACATAGACGCGGGGACTTATCAGTTCCAATATGAAGTATCCAGCAACGGCAACTGTAGCGGCGATGACCTCAACACAGTCACAGTCAACCTATCCAACCAACCGTCGGCTGGACAAGGCAACTCAGTCACCGTTGGGCTCGGAGGGCTCACTTATTTCAACTTACTGGACAGCTTGCAAGGCAATCCTGATAACAATGGAGTATGGACAGATGACTCAAACTCAGGAGTCGACCTCTCTCAACCAGATAGTGTCAACTTCGCTGATCTTCCGGACGGAGCCTACTCCTATATCTACAGCATAAGTGCGGATCCAGTATGTACACCAGCTGCCAGTATTCTCAACGTCAGTATCAACCTCCAAGCAG
The DNA window shown above is from Reichenbachiella sp. 5M10 and carries:
- a CDS encoding gliding motility-associated C-terminal domain-containing protein is translated as MNLRVFLLLLFFLINTAIVSAQTVMEVEPNNTTTNATLIDQGFATYQGTVAVDGSDTDVWDIIVQDAQGKIELTITDLADVSSVTGGTADGITFGAWIVVQSGGITGSDHLLPGTHTYTWDPSRGVVRFRIVITANNSLPTLASFFPGIPDPIPYSITFGSETTITLDAAPPTGPSISPGGVSGSNLWLAADKGVTNNGGALTAWDDQTGTNTFTSTGNIENVPQAVNFNPTNSITNGSNKSGLPANRLDGNTEITISEAYAVYKFQDQGNEGVILGGQFPVGSGGGVAVFAGFARVRGLTSDGTNALMYGSHDQTSTFSITNLDFSTTDPRATSRINGNNVVVQPISGGDFSDIQFTPMIGGSNKGSSSNLSHMNGQLAELITYPTSLSGEDRKKVESYLAIKYGITLDPSVSQYLASDGTAVWNYTSYWHDVFGIGSDSDSGLEQASSNSINTGSGDGTGQSGKGNIVISNASSLENGDFLMTGHDGSNLTFGSSSQLARKWKAKRTADVGTVDLSFDLHGLTYTGSVSSDFKMLIDADGDGNFNTGTTTKVVPASLRDSVLQFTGVNLPDGAVFTFSDKSVPAFVASTDETPNRIIVNPSFETGSIVPHAAVEYPQSQAGDSPQLDGWYTTHPDFLFRGTSLKKSPIEHWRSGNQGVPASDGDYFVELNVSESSRLYQIVYLVNGETINWSYAHRARVNTNETVVYAVYSTDGNTKVKEINRHQATSTSAWDDVTGSFVWNLPTGIYQIGFESTTSGGTGNFLDNVTIGLKAFVEFSRDTIRLSEGGAIAPYFLVNGQVQSTSSFQVTVSSGDAVEGTDYQFANKTKSIPVGNYGLADSISLDFDIIDNSIPQNNRTIVLNISNTSGDVDQRDANSDGIYQQTLVVIIEDDDACKDPGTDGTLSFCATGATDIDLFAGLQGTVDTGGTWSDDSTSMVNLTDASNVDFSSLAEGTYGFTYSFPQSGICAAHQASVAVTIERAFPAGEDNSIDICNTETSVDLFSHLGGSPLTGGNWVQETGTTIDISDPADVDFSGVAAGSYTFDYVLAKQPTCDGKIASAHGRVTVNVGKDPDPGDFGTVTACTDKIIDLVASLGGTPDAGGYWTDADATGVDISDPTNVDFTSIAAGSYEFGYFVNGTNGCPTNATNVKVKVDTDLNPGTAATDYVCNFHGYTINLIGNLGGSTDQGGTWADTDGTGVSLAKPNEVSFEGVAAGDYVFTYTLSGDADCSDQSQTVTVTVYETPDAGADKAVSICEGGSSTILNLFTSLGGSPDGGGTWTDVDNAGVTLGDGTAVEFDGIASGQYDFQYEVSNFCHTESAIVTVNIDIVAHPGSNSRRSICEGGTADITKFLLGNPDAGGTWTETSPVSSGADISDITSVSFAGVAPGDYEFTYTLAGDGSCQDQSAIVYLNIMTQPDAGTDGNITVCNGNTTPINLYDQLGGTPDAGGEWHDISRAADFVSGDLASFSNTAAGTYRFIYIVNGSDQVCGPYGSSVYVTVEDAPNAGTDSHIAVCDGGTGTVKDLFGSLGGSPDNGGTWTDLDGSGADISDPTAVEFNAIAAGNYNFRYVLTAAGSCANDTSVVSVTVDQDPNTGTNTSKTICNGMGNAQSINLLDQMEGSPATGGTWAFTSTETFDISDPTQANISGASGTYELTYTISGTGTCSDASSTLTLEIEGDPYAGDRSQVNSVCTSGSTIVDLTALLGSSVDTGGTWSDVDASGIDLTDPTAVDFAGLTAGDYDFSYTVTNTCGTDVATNTITVVAASDAGTNGTLAVCNDDTAVNLLAALGGTPETGGYWSDNSSSGITLGDGTSVDFSNLTAGQYTFSYQVQDSPCAPDVATVTVTVNSLPYAGVDNTVLLCNAGNLTVDFTTAIQTTTSLTAEWTDTNNTGVDLSDPTSVDFTGVANGTYAFVHTVTGQGNCTNSSATLTVHINENGNPGMSASINSCSGSTIDLPSAIGVHDQGGTWSDDDNTGVDLFDPQNVVLTNLSSGSYDFTYTLSATSGCSNGASTTVTVVVDRISDSGQPNSISVCDASNVNLFTSLDGTPDTGGSWVESTNSNVDFTDPTHVDFSGVSSGRYEFFYIQDAPNCTAVATQLVVNIGQTINAGTDAQLDICGDNSTYNLVTLLDNPDPGGSWVDTDNSGIDLSNPESVTFTGVSGGSYRITHTHAGENGCATSQAVLTVKIAEPANAGTNNVLALCGTETTTVNFFAQLGGSPTAGGVWSDMNTSGVSLTDPTQVDISALTAGNYQYNYTVNNANTCTPAVATLTLEISTQSNTGIPDIPSIEACNGANAIVDLTANLSTGFDMGGVWTVNGQTISDPTQFDASGFAVGYYEVNYDFPANGTCSTASARYNINILEGVSAGDPGSSALCNDSGPISLFDIIAGSYNTGGTWTELTSSGADISDPTAVSFQDIDAGTYQFQYEVSSNGNCSGDDLNTVTVNLSNQPSAGQGNSVTVGLGGLTYFNLLDSLQGNPDNNGVWTDDSNSGVDLSQPDSVNFADLPDGAYSYIYSISADPVCTPAASILNVSINLQADESKVEPLEGFSPNGDGINDTWQIQYIDQYPNNRVRLYNRWGHLVFEMKGYDNNTRVFTGQSNNGNGIGDNLPDGTYFYLIELGDSSTAMKGYITIVK